The Xyrauchen texanus isolate HMW12.3.18 chromosome 25, RBS_HiC_50CHRs, whole genome shotgun sequence genome includes the window agcaggggagtcattacattgataagtaagcatctacaattcaaatgtctcaaacagattaaagataaactaGGAAgattcattgttgttttagcagaaaCTCAGGGGCAAAGGTTCATTTTGGTAAATTTGTACGCatctaacgctgatgatcagggcttttttatagatcttgaggggaagttgcaagccactggcacccctcatgatataatattgggaggagactataatcttttgatggattcagtccttgatcatagtgaagcaaaagtgtgtaagccccctagagcaacagtgacacttcaaaggatgtgtaaaagccttggagacttttgaaccatATTTCTGGTAGGGACAATAATTttttatcagtccataagatttattataGACACGATTTAACATTTCATTTGATGTTGATTGCTcatttggaaacatcttagtctcagatacACCCTGGTAAGTTTAGATGTGTTGCCATAtaaggagaaaaagaaatcatatagttgtcgCTTTAATGTGTCCGTTTTGctaaatcctgaatttcaacagaTGTTAAAGACCAAAATCAATGTTTatgtggagaccaactggtcctcggaatcctctgtgggtgtggtttgggaggcacttaaggtggttcttaggggtcggatcatacagtatgcctcattcatcaaaaaatcaaagcacgagaactcgtggagttggaagggaatattaaaagtgcagaggcagagctgaagtgtgccaaatgtcgtctgatggcctcagaactGATCTGATTGAAatgcagatataatactattttgtcacaaaaggtggatttttggctattcagggcaagacagtcatactttgagtcacaggacaaagcagggaagcttttggctagatatataaagcagagagagtctttttctaccattccctcagtgaaatctgctggtggtgaaatatctACCTCAGCCATTAACAtcgcttttaaagaattctatattgatctctatagttctacgtctttgtctactgatgaagataagtttgtggaactattagaactccctaaactgatgactgagcaaaaaaatctcttgattctgagataaacttggaggagcttgatgaggtaattaaggacTTGCCTACAGGCAAGCAAGGCTGGaccggtaatctggcataccaggcattttcccagtaggccgacgcactttgtggccgatcatgggcagactggccatcaagagaaccgagtgggccgaccgcgaaatgtgccgaatgcaTAACGGACAACAAAACGGCGCTACGATATGTAGAAAAGAACAGCGAACTCCCTGTTCCAGCtagacaaaaaaattatcaaacattttggctaaccgattaagcaAAGTCATGACATCtctatacatatagatcaggtgggggttATTGGGGGcctcagctcttctgataacattaggagtttcatcaatatcatgtggtcagtggcgaacgATCAGTCTCTGCCTTCTCACTTGaagccaaaaaggcatttgatctggatgaatgtgattaatttttacgattttggaaatgtacaatacttttattggttcgattaagttactttatagacaccggTATGCGGTATCGGTGGAACAAACATATTCTGTgtaagtggtgattactgcttttgagaaaggtcatgaggcattagTGCaatactccctgctaattcagagtctgggggatggaacttctgtcaagagattatgggagaaaaatTTAAACTTGGTGTTGCAAgatggagtgtgggctaggattctaaaacacatcaagtctgcatctagagatgcaaaggtttgccttatgcaattcaagattttacatcaattctattggacctcctctagattgtataggcttggtcttaaagacacacccacctgctggcgaatctaatcagaagatggagacaaaacccatgttttttggtggtgtgttaagatccaagaattttggttgagggttcagagttttgtgtaaCATATTGGGTACTCAAATTTCATtgtgccccagactctgtattttaggcgatggggcggtcattaatatagggcaggggttctcaaccttttgcaagctgggccccctcaaagctggttcattgcagttggggccccagtgccccccgccccgccccatgctttattgttgttattattattattattgtaattggcagtagcaccagacttctaatgtgagcttgcaggcattattattattattatgagtagtagtaggcctatcatcattactaggctattgctatataattatatgaggttacatgctttattgttattattattattatcatcatcagtaggcctattatcattactaggctattgctataattgggaattggcaccagacctctgatattaatttatgctttattattgttattattactaggcctaatagtaggcatcgtCTGCATtatttacagaagcttgctggtaggtgatgttaatgtgagacctgagcctgctttgccttgcaaagatcctcaattcttgactcaatgtttgataaacatagcctcaaatcatcctcgatttgtgcacgattgcggtatttcgttttgagtgcagtcatttttgagaatcctgcctcacacaaatatgtcgacgcgaaaggaaggagaatcttcaaggcgacgtcacagagttcagggtattcctgcatcaatgctgcccagaatgacgaaagagggcaggagctaaagagttccttcactctactgtcactcttcagctcaataagctgttcctgcatatcaattgatagcttgtttgctgtgcacacaaacggatctcgaacccacgcaaaagagcgataatcctctttaaagtacgtcgcaaattgttttctcattgctgacaggtgctcagatgCTAATTGAAATAGgaaggagaaatcgtgtgacgtgcctgcatcagtgataaagtctgcaaggctggggaacatgtcgcagttccctcgactgatgcggccatgccagaggtctagtttttgtgtgaaggcgtgcactttgtctgcaaggagcaaaatatgagtttcgcggccttgcaaagacaggttgaggccattcaagcggtcaaatatatccaccaaataggacagagacgcaagccacatagtgtcatccggatgcttcgccagatctgatttgatttctgtcaaaaaccacttcacctccttttcgcagctcatacaaccgctgtaacacccgcccgcctcctggagagccagcgaacttcagtgtgcagaagcagctgttggTGCcatgaccccatctcctggcagaggacaccaaacaagcgagagtttagtggccgtgatttgatgagatttattattttcacggattgaTTCAGCACGAAGTCAAAGAGAACCATAaattttttagcagctagtgcttcgcgatggactatgcaatgtgtccatttcacaagtggagctacttgctgaacgcgagcagctaggccacgctcacgccccgtcattgcctgagcaccatccgtgcataggccaacgcatcggtcccaagccaaaccattttcacggataaaaatatcaaggacattgaaaatggcttctcctgtagtgtgcgactgaagaggccggcaaaacaggacatcctcctcaatcgccttgtcccgcagatacctgacataggtgaggagctgtgcctgcccagcaatatcagtggattcgtccagctgcagcgcgtagtaaggactcttttttacgaactctatcagttgctctctgatatcattggacatgtctacaattctcctagcgactgtgtcattggacagtggtactgcaccgagtttggctgctgcactatcgcctatcattattctgcatgtcttgcgctgccggcaaaatgaattacccagtttaccgatccttttggcatctacatacgatgcctccaaacactgtttagacacagtgctgcgcactgaaatggttgcctgttgctgatggaggccatcaagctttcttttaaaatattcagctggtttatttttaatgccagcatgctttgtttcgaggtgcctttttaatttgcagggcttcatactgtcaTTTGCCAGCACCTcagcacacacgacacactgaggtctcagatcagccgtgactgtaaacccaaattgaaGGTATGCTTCATCGTAGCTTCGAAgtttttttgcagctggtggtgcgtcggttggcttgttggtcctcacaagaaatttctccattttgatgtgttttcaataaagtttaggcaatatgtaactgtgtgtgtggtgtatgttgagagacgtatcaggggctaatcagtcgggacttaggcacaatctttaattaaacgaacaaaataattattttgcagacaattcagattttattttaataattaatgattgtACTCCtcgtcagtttgtgtgtgtgtcttagtcgtgtgggtagttttagctaagtgtagctactgcctagcagttaaaaaaaaaaatactggctagggctgagatttgatctaatcttaaaaaagaatgtttgtgggtttagtctttaaaaagactgttggggttttgttgtaaaggcctatgtaaatcgagattgataagactagcgagagctggcacagctttttgtgtgagagtgagtgaacgtttacatttataccccgctctttaagccagggcgggaacggcaGCGGccatgcgcgattcatttgcagcctggacgcggaggggtgtgtgtctcctctctgctctgactgctgcgcgaggctactgagagactgaccgcctgtgagtgcttttggacgggagaggggctcacggcagcacccgctgttcgttgagcacagcaggcctaactgcagagtgattcgtgctttcgagtctccaaacgccacaaaagtctccaaaaacaccagtaaaagtctctggatttgtcgcttttgacaaaaaaaaaaaaagccgctaggaggatgatttgtttgtgttataatcagtgcttgaagtggggggaaaaggtggcggcactctctttgcattggcaaatcatgacatttttacagtgaaaaacaaaacttggagatattgctgttacaacaatgtattgttatttatttagcatagcacatctcacagcaatactcaatcgtgttttgaatgattcagtgttgtgaacgaatcggttgagtcaaagattcaatgacccattcacaaacatctgtctcattcttgatgaatcggccgtttgaacgaatcgtttgaatgaacgactcaatgactcgcttaatgaaaccgcttcacctgcatttgcgctcactatcgacaaaccaatcaaatttgttcaaaactttgtccaaacacattttaatttttattcaggagttatgtatatacaaaactataactttttatgacagtagtttagtgataaaaaaaatttgcccccaaaacatttttttccagttttttttcccttccatcgtagcctactcgcgcccccccaccggttgagaaccactgggggAATAAACACGTTAAAAAATTGGTCCAGTGTCTTTATTGCCAGACAagtgattttaagtttttaagaaGTCAGCTGGAGTGCCCACATTTCAGTAGTGGTACTCAGAGTttgggagggtggcagcttttgatgAAGGGGCATATAGAAGACAGgggaatttggatttgtttgttgggaaatggggcagattCTTGCCGTTCTTGCAGGGTTCTCTGAGTGGAGCAGTCGAGAGAGAGGGGTAGTTGTTAATGTGTctgattattataaatatattttttgtgttgtgttgattttcttttcttttctattgtgtgtgtatgtgctcatgtgagtctatattgtctccacacacagtgaggaggatggttcaagtggccaaagaatttCCAAGGCTCACAGCTGAATGATcacagaaattagttgggtctttgGGGTCAAAAAGTCTAAAAAAAATATAGCATAcatcacaagttgtttgggaggtttTCAGGAACAAAAAGCCtgtgctctcatccaacaacaaactcaagcatcttcagtttgccagacactaccggaacttcaaatgcgactggGTTCTATagtcagatgaaaaaaaaaaaaagagctttttggcagcaaacaccagagatgggtttggcgcacacagaaatgatgaagtacccaatgcccatggTCAAATGTGGTGCTGGAACTTTAATGTTGTGGGCTCATTTTATGTCAGAGGTCCTGGGCATCTTGTTTGGATAAATGGCATCACACACTCATTTAAAaaaaccaacagataaaaaaaaaattaaaaccagGCTGCCTCTGCTAGAGGGCCCTGGTTGGATATTCCAGCAGaataacaaacatcaaaatcaacacaaaaatggttcactgaccacaaaatcaaggttctgccatggccatcctagTCCCCTGATGTGAACCCCATAGAcaatttgtggggtgaactgaataCCATcaatggacctctgaatttgaaggatctgtagagattctgaatggaggaatggtctcagatcccttgccaggtgttctccaacctaaTTAGGCATTATAATAAAGACTCAGAGCTGtaatcttggcaaagggaggttggggggggggggtcaatgTGTCAaattttcctattgacacacacaGTCATCAATTAGGAAGGAGAGAAAACTTTTATTAGTGATTAACAGGGGAACAAGAACacattgtatgtgttttttttttttttttttaaaacattaggtTTGACACCAATTTAATGATCTACCCTTGtgttacaaatataattaaaatgaaatttgttCTGACATAATTTAATTTGCAGCAGAGGGCATGCTTTCAAAAAATGTTAAGTACAATCAATGAGAAGTAGTGGAAACATTTTACATAATAGAAAAATCACAAGGATTTGTAACAAGTCAAAATTGAAGAATGATATGGCATATTAGGATCTTGCTAATAAATAGATCAATAAAGAACATGGCTCCAGACCATCCAGTGCATttgacataacataaaataactaCAAAAAGATTATTCATATGGTTTAGTTTAATCTATGCAGCACCTGCTACCACTAATGTCCAGGAGAAAACAATCCAAATGTCTTGACTCTTGAAAAATTCACAGTTCTCATTTGCATTAGCTTTTGTCCATTCAAATCCATATTGAATAATCCTGAACAGGAACTCAAAATATTCTCAAAAACATTATCAGATATACATAAATAATGACtcaaattattatttcaaaacCCAATCTTAcatcttttttaatttaaattgataaGGGTCTCTTTGCAACATCCCTCATTAATATTCAATTTGAAAGTGCACATAACCTATTCTTCAATCTCCATGACATTGTTGaatgaaatgtgtaaaaaaaaaaaaaaaaaaaaacaagaggatgcaagggagcatccaataaaaaaaacaaatgggaaGGCTATTTTTTATTTGGGTTATATCTAatttaaatcatgttaaaataccCCGAAAGGCACCATAAATAAAGAAATTAGAATGTGATCTCTTAAATGCTGGGCAAAATAATAATACCTACATTAATTATGTCTCTCTGAAAAGGGAAAAACTACCATGGCTGTCAATGCACTTACTATCAAAATGCCACAAGATCCCCGACACAGCTGgtagtaaaaaagaaaagaaaaagaaaagaaaacttatCAAAAGATCTTGCGGTCTTGACATGGTCACCAGCTGTGTCCTGCCATCAATGTGTCAACCACATAGCAGTGCGGGTGAGAGAGAAGTCAACAGGCCATTAGGATGTCTTATCGCCATGCCCTGTTGAGCAGTTTGACTTCTGCTAGACGTTTGCTGATCATGGTAGCAAAGAAGAGACCAAAGAGTACACTGCTGATAAGTacataatcatagtcatccttaAGGACATCAAATTGTTTGGAGGGGAACACTCTGGTCTGGTAGATGTCAAGACCATACGCAACCACCTATAGGGTAAAGAAAGTAATTTTAACTGAGCCAGATGTTATGTATTAATAGTATGTTCAGAGCTGCCAGACTGAGAAATTACGCATATTATAAATCAGAGCTCCAATTAAGACTGCCAACAAGAAGTTATTTAATGCTCTGTATTGAAAATTGCATTGACATTATAACGCTTACCAAACAAGTAGACTCCAAGCCAGAGGGGGCAGTGTAGATACCTCTTACACTTGATACAGTTTGGTTGTAGTTTATAAACCATTCTGTTCGAATGGGCATTTCTGGAGCATAGGGTATGAGATTTTCCTCCctaaatattgaaataatttcttAAATCAAACGgattaaattatttgtataatttgcaacaacattgtaattattatttgagAACTTACCGACTCTGTTCCGAGACCACCTCTGGTCTCCGTGGGTCCAGGAACATCTTTGGTAAAGATAAAATGCTTCCTGATGGCAGCCCCACTATAAGGGAAAATGTGACATCCAGAATATTAGAATGGAAAATTCTTCTAATCTTTATAAAGATAGTGACGCACCAATAGGAATACACAGTACTAACCAAGAAGGTGTCGGCTGGTGATGCCTTTTTCTGTAAGTGTGGCCTCCAAAGTGCTAATAGGAGCAGGGAAGATGTATGACTGCTGTAGCACCTGAGGTGGATGTGGTCTGTCCAGAGAGCTGAAGACTGTGCTGTTATAGAGCTCTGCTCCCTCAAAGAGCTCTAATACAGAAAACTCATTCCTACGAAACTTGGAGTTCCAATACACATACTAGAGGGAACAACACAAAACAGAATTGATGCATCAAGTACTAGCATAATGTGATTACATCaggagtattttatttttttaatgcagaaaTAATATGATAAACAATCCTGTTTACTTACCACCACCCAGTTTTCTGAGTGCACAAAGTGAACAGGTCCTCTGGCCTTCCGCTGCACTGCCTCATGCACAATACGTCCAGTCACTCCATCAATGAGGATGATTCCCACAAAGCTACGCTCCTGATGGGTGTCTGTACTCTCAGTTACAACAGCCAGCAGATTAGGGTTCAGGTACtgatgagaaacaaaacaattgaAGGATAAGAAAAAGATATGATTGGTTCAGCCCAATAATATCAGCAATAGAGGTCAGTAGTACTTTGTAGAGCACACTACGGTCTCCCATTACTCTGCCCTGGGAATGAACATGTTCATTTGCACGTTGTCCTTTGACAGCCACTATCTTCTGTACTTCAGTAGGGATGACCACCTCCCAGATAATCTCCGTTGACAAATCctgtagtaaaaaaaacaaagcaattatcaaaatgcagcactaagagTGCTATacatgtttctgtgtgtgtgtgtggcaagaAAAATGAACGCTAACCTTGCGTAGACGGAAACCAGACAGTTTGCCCTGGCTGGAGTCCACTAAGTAGAAGAATATGGAGGATGCTGTGTCCTGAAGCTGCTGGAGAACATTCTTAGTTGATGGAAAAGCTGTGACCTGAATGAGAAATACGAAAGATGCATTCATATTCTCCAACAAACATAGAAGATTTGTCAGAAAAACAGAGACCCACCTTGTACTGATCATCAACGAGGAGGAGAACTTTAGCATAGTCCTGGTCTATGAGTGGCAACAGCAGGGACTGAAGGATAGGTCTGGGTAAGGCAGGGATGCTAATATGACTCCTCTTACCAAAAATGGGATTGAATACATGGAGGCTTCCAAGACCTGTGTCCTGTAAACACAATGCAAGTGTTTTCAATATGTTCCAAAGGGACGGATGGATGATTGATGGATGGCATCTCAACCTTACCTTATCTTTAATTAGAAGTGTGCACTGTGGTGGATGAGGAAAGTGAGCTGTGGTCCTCTGAACCATTAGTTTGAAAACTGAGTTGGGATTGATGTTTTCTAAATAGTGTTTCCACATAACAGTTCCTGATTTACTCTCGATGCCAAAGAGCTGGGTAGGAAAACAAGGTATGTgttattcaacaacaaaaaacggcagcaacaaaacaacaactgTCTCCTAAAAACTTACTTTCCCAGAGGCAGTCACCATCACCATCATCTTCTGGAGGTTAAACTCATCCCGGGACAGGGTGTCTATAGTGACCTCATTCTTCACGCTGCTCCGAGGCTTCCGGGCATCATAGAAGAGTTTCCAGAGATGGGTCAACCAAGCCTGCAGTAGGATGAACTGGGAAGAGAGGCGCTTCAAAACCATTGGTAACAGCCCATCTGCAGATAACAAGAGAACACAACAATGAGTGTCTAAATTAAGGGAACCTTTCCTTTCACAACACAAAATATGAGGTAAAAAAACTACTTTGAACTTAAATTAACATTAGTTACTTACAGTCTTAGTCTCTGATTGGATTCAAATGTATTAGATTCTGACAAAGACATTACATACGCTTATTAAAAACAGAAGCAAATTAGAGGAGGCTGCCAACTTTACCTTGAATGGCTGGGTCCGGGCAGCAGAAAGGCAAAAGAAGACACATAAGGAAATAAATACAGAAAGAAAGTGCAGGAAAGCCATGGACAACAGGACAGCTTATTGAGACAAGTTTATGCTTAGCAAGCAGAAGCACTCTATGCATCAACAGCAATACAGCACAAAAGAAAGGAAACTTAAGTATATACAGCTGAaattagaagtttacatacacttgcagtcattaaaacaaaacaaattttaaccactccacagatttaatattagcaaactatagttttggcaagtcgtttaggacatctacctGACTTGAGTaatctttccaacaattgtttacagacagattgtttcaattttaattgattaaattgcaattccagtgggtcagaagtttacattcaccaagttaactgtgcctttaaacagcttggaaaattccagaaaattatgtcaagcctttagaaagttagccagttagcttctgataggaagtgtactgaattggaggtgtacctgtggatgtattttatggcctacctttaaactctgtgcctctttgcttgacatcattagaaaatcaaaaagaaatcagctaagacatcagaaaaataattgtggacctccaaaagtctggttcatctttaggagcaatttccaaatgcctgaaggtaccacgttcatctgtacaaacactagtacgcaagtataaacaccatgggaccacaaagCCATCATACCACGCAGGAAGgaaatgcattctgtctcctagctATAAAAAGAGTTTTGGAGCAAAatttgcaaatcaatcccagaacaacaaggacattgtgaagatgctgaggaaacaggtagacaattaTCCATATACACAGTAAAACGAgttctatatcgacataacctgaaaggctgctcagcaagaagaagccactgctccaaaaccgccataaaaaaggcAGACTACAGTTGGCAAGAGCACAAtgggacaaagaaaaaaaaaaacatactttttggagaaatatcctcttgtctgatgaaacaaaaattgagctgttaggccataatgaccatagttatatttggaggaaaaagggtgaggtttgcaagccgaagaacaccacctcaaccgtgaagcatgggggtggcagcatcatgttgtgggggtgctttgctgcagaagggactggtgcacttcacaaaatagattgcattatgaggaaggaaaattatgtggatatattgaagcaacattcaagacatcaaccaggaagttaaagcttggttgcaaatgggtcttccaaaaggacaatgaccccaagcatacctccaaagttgtggcaaaatggcttaaggacaacaaagtcaaggtactggagtggccatcacaaagccctgacttcaatctgatagaaaatttgtgggagCAACCAAAAAAGCATGTGCaaacaaggaggcctacaaacctgactcggttgcaccagttctgtctggagaaatgggccaactTACATTGCAACTTAcattgagaagcttgtggaaagctacccaaaacATCTGacaggcaatgctaccaaatactaacaaagtgtatgtaaacatctgacccactgggaatgtgatgaaagacataaaagcttaaataaatccTTCTCACTACTACtaatctgacatttcacattcttaaaataaagtagtgatcctaactgacctaagacagggaatagtttctttgattataaataaataaataaataaaatataaatatatattctatacTCTTTATGGTTTATGTAAAACATTTTAGCCTAAATAATCTTTCATATGTGTGACTTTATATGTCAAATGGACTGATGCAAATGACAAGGAAGAAATAGACATATCAACAAAGGatgcaataatacaaaaaaatacaaggaCAGGTTAAAAAATGACTCCCGTTTATGTTGCACTTTACCAGCTTTCTTTCCAAACTCTCCCTCCAGTTCAGCCTGTGCTCCAGTGAGTGGCAGATCAACCATTTCCATGGTGACCACATCAGCCAGGGCCTCCTCCCTCGTCCAGACAACCCTACctacagtggaacacaaaaatcaAGCGGATATCTTTTCCTTATAAAGAACACACATTCTAGCAATgtctaatttatatttattattcatttgaaAAACAGCTATAGTTTAATTTTACTTCACACTGTGTCCTTTAAGTGTAGTTCATACCAGGTTGTTGTAAAAACGTGAGGGTAAGATCTTCCGTCTGCACCATGACTCTGTAGCCTACAGAGTCATCTTTCTTCAGAAAGGCATGGACATACAACTAAAGAACATTCAAATCATGTTAACCTCCGAAAACAACTGGCTAACAAATG containing:
- the emc1 gene encoding ER membrane protein complex subunit 1 — its product is MAWLLVRLALSVSLLYTSSAVFEDQVGKFDWRQQFVGKVRFASFDTHSQASKKLLVATDKNVFASLNSRTGDLFWRHVDKTGPEGHIDSLLMYGQDAVVVIGNGRLLRSWETTVGGLKWETVLDTGSFQAAALIGVQDFVKYVAVLKKTAISFHDLSSGSQIWVENLPDSDTVQYQTIYSGGNGVVFVLGVVPNSHIVIVEYKIEDGDIMNKKSVEAPWMSSLESSCAVISLGILLCVDQITQSLYTLPLQSTEQTEIKQIHLQSLDLEVASGFQPALRSTQPNPAQPPLSEFFLQLSPDHHILLQLKDGLIAPLRDFNPSYLVAFATTGEKTVAAVMSPKNDTACSINLFSADTGRRHLDTTIIYHMDPNGGKPNRLYVHAFLKKDDSVGYRVMVQTEDLTLTFLQQPGRVVWTREEALADVVTMEMVDLPLTGAQAELEGEFGKKADGLLPMVLKRLSSQFILLQAWLTHLWKLFYDARKPRSSVKNEVTIDTLSRDEFNLQKMMVMVTASGKLFGIESKSGTVMWKHYLENINPNSVFKLMVQRTTAHFPHPPQCTLLIKDKDTGLGSLHVFNPIFGKRSHISIPALPRPILQSLLLPLIDQDYAKVLLLVDDQYKVTAFPSTKNVLQQLQDTASSIFFYLVDSSQGKLSGFRLRKDLSTEIIWEVVIPTEVQKIVAVKGQRANEHVHSQGRVMGDRSVLYKYLNPNLLAVVTESTDTHQERSFVGIILIDGVTGRIVHEAVQRKARGPVHFVHSENWVVYVYWNSKFRRNEFSVLELFEGAELYNSTVFSSLDRPHPPQVLQQSYIFPAPISTLEATLTEKGITSRHLLVGLPSGSILSLPKMFLDPRRPEVVSEQSREENLIPYAPEMPIRTEWFINYNQTVSSVRGIYTAPSGLESTCLVVAYGLDIYQTRVFPSKQFDVLKDDYDYVLISSVLFGLFFATMISKRLAEVKLLNRAWR